DNA from Sulfitobacter albidus:
CAAAGGCCGCACTGGATACGCCGCGTCTTTTGTCCTGCGTCGGCGTCGACGGTGTCAGCGATGCCAACAGTGATCTGCGGTTGCTGCCACATTTCGTGCGCCACTACCAAAGCCTTGGCGTGGCGCCCGCGCGTATGCATTTCATACTCAACGCGCGCACGGCGGAGAGCGCGTCACTTGCCGAGGCGCGCGCGTTTCTGGACGAGGCGGGCACAGCCGAGCCGGAGGTTTGGATCGGCGAGTATACCAGCGCGGAGATGTGGAAGCGCCGATCCGATTTGCAGATCAGGACGGCCTCGGCAGAGGATTGGATCCTGAATGCAGATGTGGACGAGTTTCATGACTATCCGTGCACCCTGAAGGAACTGACGACCTACTGCGCAATCCACCAGATCCGCTGCGTGCAGGGCCCGATGATCGACCGGATCAGCGCCGATGGGTCGCTGCGCGCGGTCGCGGCGGACACGGATCTGGGCCAGCAGTTTCCCGTGGCGGCAGATGTCGGCATCGCCTTGGGAAAGACACCGGGGGCAGGGGACGCGACGGGGACCATCAAGCTGATGTTGCACCGAGGCGATGTGCTGCCCACCCTTGGCGGGCATCACCCTAAGGATCTTGCGCCCCGGCACCATCTCTACGGCATGCCGCTCACCGAATTTCCGCGGATCAAGGCATCGGCATTTCGGGCGCATCTGCCGTTCCGTGTGTGGCACTACAAATGGACAGACGGGCTTGCGGGCTCGCTCGAGCGGCGGCGCGCAGCACCCGGTGCCAGCCCCGCAGGATCACGCTACGGCGGCAGGATCCTTGCGTATCTCGAAAAAAACGGGGGCCGGATCGCGCTGGATGATCTGACGCGCGTGCCGCTCAGGCGCCCCGGTATCGCGGAAAGCTGGCAGGCCCGCATCGCGCAGCTGTCGCAGGCCGCGGCGCTGCTGCGCAGCCGCTCCGACCGCGCAAACCGTTACCGGGTGACGCGCGGGGCGTGGGATGCAACCACGGCCGACGGCTGGACGGTCAGACAGCTGACCTTTGGCAGCGGCGCCGGGCAGTATCACGCCCACAGCTATTACGACATCCCGATCCTGAACGATGACGCAACGCGCATCGCCGCCTACCGGATGAATTTTGAAGGGCGCTGGATGACCTCCGAGGATGCCGTGCAGATCGGTATCGTCGATGTGGCGCAGGGCGGGTTTGTGCCCATCGGGATCAGCCGCGCCTGGAGTTGGCAGCAGGGTCCGATGGCGCAGTGGCTGCCGGGTGGTCAGCGCATGGTCTGGAACGACCGCATTCCCGCCACCCAGGGCGATGGTAATGACGGGGACAGGTTCGTTGCGCGTATCTTCGATCTGGAAAGCGGACGCACGCGAACGATTGCGCGTCCCATCTATGCGCTGTCACCGGACGGGCACAGCGCGCTTTCGGTCAATATGGCCCGGCTCGACGCGGCCCGACCGGGATACGGGTATACCGGCGGGGCCGGTGCCGGGCTGGACGTCGGCGCGCCGCAGGATGACGGCATGTGGCGGCTTGATCTGAGGATACGGGACGGGGCGCCGCAGCTGATCTTGCCGCTGGCGCGGGCGGTTGCGTTCCTGGCCGAACAGCTGCCGGAGGAAGAGCGTGCGGTACATCTGTCAGGCGCATACGTGCATTGGTTCAACCACGTGAAGATTTCGCCCGACGGCCGTCGCTTTACGGCCAAGCTGCGGTGGCGCGATGCGGATCTGAAAGGCGGCTGGAGCGGCCTTATGGGCGTCAGCGTTACGTGCAATATGGATGGTACGGAGCTTGCGCTGCTCGAACGGGGGACAAGCCACGTGATGTGGCTGGATGATGAGCGGCTCTATTTCTGGCATCAGGCCGAAAAATGCTTTGCCATGATCCGCGATGCGGTACCTCGGGGGCGTGAAAAAACGACACCGTTTCCTGACACCATCACCGCGAATGTCCACTTTCGGCACATTCCCGACGACCCCGATCAGGCCATTTACGATACCCCCTACGCCGAGGAAATCGATATTATCCAGATCGACCAGACGACGGGGCAGACCAACAGGTTGGCCCGGTTCACCGGCCACGTCCCGCATCACGGGCCCTTCCGCTGCGACTTGCACCCGGTTCCGTCGAGGGATGGCCGACGCATTGTCGTGACCTCTTTGCAGGACGGCGGGCGCCAGTTGTATCTTCTCGAACGGACAGACACATGAGCCAGCGCACGCAGAAATACCCGCTGGTGATGACAATCCTGGTGCGTGACGAGGCCGATATCATCGGGCAGAATATCGCCTTTCACCTCGATCAGGGGGTCGACCATATCATCGTGATGGACAACGGCTCTGTCGATGGCACGCGCGCCGTGCTTGAACCTTTTGCCGCAGACCGGAAAATCACGATCCTCGACGAGCCGTCGCAAGACTACCTTCAGGACGTCTGGATGACCCGGATGGCCGTCATGGCCCGCGAGACTTTCGGCGCGGAGTGGATCATCTGCAACGACGCGGATGAATTCTGGTGGTCGCCGACCGGCAATCTCAAGGACGCCCTGCCACCCCTAGATGGTCACGAGACGATGCTGACCTGCGTGCGTCATCAGATGATCGGCCCGCGCGATGCGCTTGACCACACCGATTGGCGGCAGGCACTGACCTACCGGCCGGCAACGCCGCCGACCTTTCCCGAAATTCCGAATGATCTGGTCGGCATCGCCGAACTGGAGCTCGACCACCCGCTCTTCTACTATCAGCTACATGGAAAAATGATTTTCCCTGCGCAGGGGCTGCAATATGTCGTGCGCGGTGCACATACCGGGCACTACGATCGCACATTGCCAAATCCTGCGGCTTGCGAAGTGGAAATCTTTCATTTTCCGATCCGGTCGCGCGTCGAGCTGCAACGCTCTGTGCAGCGCATCGAAAGTGCGGTCGCGCGCACGCCCGGCGTGGCCATCCAGACATCGTGGAAATACCGGCGCTGGCAATACATGGCCGAACGTGCCAATTCGATCTGGCCTGCTTTCTGTGACGCCCTGCCTGACCGCAAGCGGGTCATGCGGGATCTGGCAAATGGATATCTGGTCGAGGAGCCCGTGATCCTGCAACTGCTCGACCGGATCATGCCGCAGCCGACCGCCGACACAGTATCGCCCGAAGCCGCGCCGCCGGTCCCTTTGCTTCAGGACAACACCGTCGGAGATCTGGTGCTGGTCATGGGCGCCGAAGAGAATGCGGCAAACACAGTCGCGGACTTTCTGCAAAAGCTGGGCGCCCCCGGCGGGCGCCCCGATGCGGGGCCTTCTGATCTGCTTTTGGATGCGCACCGCGCGATCCTGTCCGAGATGGAGCGCGCCGCGTTGGATTTCCGGGATCCGCCGCCGGAATGGTTCAAGGGGACATCGGCCAAATCATGGCATGTGACGGTGATGGAATTGCTCTTGGCCCAGCACGCCGATCTTGATTTTGCGGTCTTGTGCGACCCAACCCTGGACGCGCTGTTGCCGCTGTGGCGCGATGTGGCAAAGGCGAACTATCTCGGCCTTCACGTGGCACTGGTTCTGGATAACCCGCTGACCGCCGCAAAAAGGATCCAACAGCAAATGGGTATCCCCGTCGAGGTTGGGGCGCTCCTGTGGGCGCGACGTATAATCCGTATGGAGCGCGAGAGCCGTGATCTGCCGCGCCACATCGTTGAGATTGCGGACATGACCAGTGACTGGGAAGCCGCTGCAGATAGATTCCTGCGCGCGATCAAGCCACAGTGGCCGCGTGCGCACCGGGCCGACGGTGACGATATCAATGCCGCGCTTCAAGGCTCCGTTGCCGCATTTGCGCACTCGGAAGCTGACGTGATGCATGCCGCGCAAGTCCCCGACGTCGTGAAGGAAACCTATGACGTTCTGCGCGCGCTTGCGGTCAATGACCGGATGCCTGAGCTGCACGCGCGGCTTTCAAGCATCGCTAAAGAGATCGAGCGTACGACACGCTATCTGCACCATGTTCTGGGAACGGCCAAACTGGCGAGGGACGCGGGCCTGTCGATCGCGCACCCTAGCCCCCTCAATCGCTCACAGGCGCAAATCGACCGCCTGACGCTGCCGGTCGTCAGCGCCGAGAGCACCGTCCAACCGGTCAAGGACGACAGCCCGTCCATGACACGGCGTGAGCTGCTGGATAAATCGCGCGCACGCTTGCTCGAAAAGGATACGCACGGCGTGCGAGGCACCTTCGACAAGAACGCCAAGGGTTTACCCAAAACCTCCGCAATCCTGATCGCCGCGATCAAGGACGCGCCCGAATTCGATCCTGCGTGGTACCAGACCACTTACCCGGATGTGGCCGAAAGCGGGGCCGATCCGGCCTTGCACTACCTGCATGTCGGCGCGTTTGAGTGCCGCAATCCGGGGCCGGATTTTGACACGCTACGCTATTACGAGGCCAATCCGGACGTCTTGGAGGCAGGCATGTTTGCGTTCATCCATTTCATCCGGTTCGGGCGCGCGGGAAATCGCGCAATTTTCCCGGCGGAACCGTTGCCGGGCTAAGGCGGGTCCGGACCGGCTTTGCTCCTACGGCCCGCACCAGCCGGGCACGGGGGGAGATGACAGCTTTTCGTGCCCATGCCACTACGCACGCCGACAAACGGGTTTAGGTCCCGAACGGTCTGGAACCTTGCCTTTCGACAGGGACGTGCGAGGCTGCGGGCGCGCCTGTACCTAAGCTTCCGCCAAAATCTGTTTGTCTTGCCGGAGGCGCCCTGGCGCAGTCGGGCCTAGCGCCGCCGCGCGTGGGCAGGCACAGGAGGCTGAGGCGCGGCAGCGCGTGCTTCGGCCAAAGGGATTACATTGGCCGTGGCCAGCGGGGCAGTGATCGAAAATACGCTGCCGTGCCCCTCGGCATCGTCGATCCGTGCGGTGCCGCCCCAATTTTCGACCGTCTTGCGAATATACGCGAGGCCAAGACCGCTACCGCTGGTATTTTTCGACAGGCGCTGGAATGGCTCGAATATCTTTTTCTTGAAACGATCGGGCACGCCGGGGCCGTCATCCTGCACCCGGATACAGGCGGTCCGGGCGGTAACGGTGCAGGTCACGTCGATCCTGCCGATGGGCGCATCATGATGTTTGATCGCGTTGGAAATCAGGTTGCGTAGCACTGCCTTGAAGGCCGTGGCGCTGCCCCGCAGCATCGGGGCCTCTGGCGGCAGGCGCACGTCAAATCCGTCGGGGATGGTCAAGAGCGCCAGACATTCCTGCATCGCGGTTGCGGCGCAAAAGGTCTCGAGCGCGGACGCGTCGGTCTCGATCTGAGCGTATTCCAGCAGATCCTCGACAAGTTGTTTCATCCGGGTGCTGCCTTCCTCGACGAGGCTCCAGTATTTTTGCGCTTCCGCAGGCAGGTCGCGCCCGTCCTCGGCAAGGATTTCTGCGATGAGTTCCAGCATCATGCTTTGCCGCGACAGGGGGGCGCGCAGGTCATGTGCGGCAATCGCAGCAAATTCACCCAGTTGCTGGTTGGTAGTCGACAGCTTGTCCGCCTGCCGCGCGATCAGGTCGCGCTGTTGCTGGAGCCGCGTCACATCCACCCGGATCGACGCGAAATTTTCCGGACCAAGCTGAAAATCGCGCGCCTCGATCACGCTGCCATCGGGGCAGTGGATCGTCATCGGCTCTGCCCGTCCGGCCCGGATCTGTGCGATGCGCTGATCGGTGAAGGCCTGCGCGCCTTGCGGCGTCACGCCTTCGGGCAGGTTTCCGTGGGCGCGGGCCAGTTGCATCAGTTCGCGCATGGTAGCGCCGCCTTTGCACGGCTCGATCAGGAAAGGGAATGTTGCCTCGAACCCTTTGTTCCAATGCAGCGCGCGCATGTCGCTGTCGTAGATCATGATCGCACCCGCCACCTGATCGAGGGCGGCGATCAGCAGGGCATTCTCACGGTTTTCCACGATCAGATCATCCGCGCGACGTTTGTTGCGCAGAATTTGAACCGCGCTCCACAGCAGGAGTGTCAGGACGCTGACCGCCCCCCGAGGATCGCCCAGAACAGCGGCGTTTCGGTCAGGCGGCGGTCACTGCCGAACCACAGGCGCCGCAGCGTGGCAAGCTGGGCCTGCGACAGATCGGCGGCAATGGCCGCGTTGAAGGCGGCCTGCACATCCGCGCGCTCGGGTGCGATGACAAATCCGTAGGGGCTGACGGCAAGGGCAGGGGTGACGCTGTGCACCGCGTCCGACACCTCCATGGCCCGCAGGCGCGCGCGAAAGCTGTCACCGGCGGAGACGACGGCGTCGATCTCTCCGCTCAACAGGGGTACCACCATATCGTCGGTCTGCGCAAACTCCACCAGTTGCACAAACGGAATGGCGCCCGCCGTGGCCAGTGCGTAGCTGCCGCGTACCACGCCCACACGCGCGCCAGCCAGATCCTCGACGGTGCGCCGCCCGCTGCGCCTGAGCGCGAAGGCCCGCGATTCAAAGGCGCCAAGCGGATCGGTCGCCAGCCCGCGGTCAAGCCGCGCGGGGGTCAACGCCAGCAGCGAGGTAAGCTCTGCCGCGCCCGCGTTGAGCATGTCTAGCGCGTCGCCGGGGTTTTCGGCTTTGACGAAATCGGCGGAATAGCCCGCAGCCTCCGCAATATGGCGAAACAGATCGACCGACAGGCCGCGGGCCTGGCCGTTTTCGTCGGTGAAGGAATACGGGTCAAATTCCTCGTAGGCCATGCGCAGTGTACGGTCCTGCGCATGGGCAACCTGCGGCGCCAGTATGCACGCCAGCACAAAGGTGAAACAGCACAATCGCTGGAAAAGAGAGGACATAACAAAATTCCTGAACCGGTCTCATCGTGAGCCTAGCGCCAAGCTCTCAATAAAGGTTGAATGTGTCCCGGCTCTGCGACGCTGCGTTCGGGCGCGGTGGTTTTTGTGGACAGCGCCGCAGGCTTGCGCCTTACTGCGAGGCCACGGGCCGTGCGCGCGCGCCCATAGGACACAACAGACAAGGAGTGCCGCCATGCTCGGACAAATGATGACCCAATCGCTGACCATCGGCAGCCTGATCGACCATGCCGCGCGCTGGCACGCGCAGGGCGAGATCATCTCGGTCGAAACGACCGGCGGAACAGAGCGGACCACCTGGGGGCAGGTGGGCGCCAACGCCCGCGCGCTGGCCTCGGCGCTGCGCAAGCGGGGGCTTGAGCCCGGCGCGCGCTGCGGCACGATTGCGTGGAACAACCGCCGCCATCTTGAGATCTATTTCGGCGTCGCGGGGGGCGGTTTTGTCTGCCACACGATCAATCCGCGCATGGGCCCCGAACAGATGGTCTATGTCATCAATCACGCCGAAGATCAGGTGCTGTTCATCGACGCAACATTCGTGCCCGCAGCGGGCAAGCTTGCGCCGGCGCTCAAGCATTGCAAGCACATCGTGCTGATGGGCCCGCGCGATGAGGCCGCCGCCGAGGCCGTGCCGGGTATCCTGTTCTACGATGAGCTGCTGGCCGAGGGCGACGCGTCGGAGCCGTGGCCCGATCTGGATGAGAACGCCGCGTCGAGCCTGTGCTACACCTCCGGCACCACGGGCGATCCAAAGGGGGTGCTCTATTCGCACCGCTCGACCGTGCTGCACTCGATTGCGGGCAACCAGCCT
Protein-coding regions in this window:
- a CDS encoding sensor histidine kinase — protein: MENRENALLIAALDQVAGAIMIYDSDMRALHWNKGFEATFPFLIEPCKGGATMRELMQLARAHGNLPEGVTPQGAQAFTDQRIAQIRAGRAEPMTIHCPDGSVIEARDFQLGPENFASIRVDVTRLQQQRDLIARQADKLSTTNQQLGEFAAIAAHDLRAPLSRQSMMLELIAEILAEDGRDLPAEAQKYWSLVEEGSTRMKQLVEDLLEYAQIETDASALETFCAATAMQECLALLTIPDGFDVRLPPEAPMLRGSATAFKAVLRNLISNAIKHHDAPIGRIDVTCTVTARTACIRVQDDGPGVPDRFKKKIFEPFQRLSKNTSGSGLGLAYIRKTVENWGGTARIDDAEGHGSVFSITAPLATANVIPLAEARAAAPQPPVPAHARRR
- a CDS encoding substrate-binding periplasmic protein, which translates into the protein MSSLFQRLCCFTFVLACILAPQVAHAQDRTLRMAYEEFDPYSFTDENGQARGLSVDLFRHIAEAAGYSADFVKAENPGDALDMLNAGAAELTSLLALTPARLDRGLATDPLGAFESRAFALRRSGRRTVEDLAGARVGVVRGSYALATAGAIPFVQLVEFAQTDDMVVPLLSGEIDAVVSAGDSFRARLRAMEVSDAVHSVTPALAVSPYGFVIAPERADVQAAFNAAIAADLSQAQLATLRRLWFGSDRRLTETPLFWAILGGRSAS
- a CDS encoding glycosyltransferase family 2 protein — encoded protein: MSQRTQKYPLVMTILVRDEADIIGQNIAFHLDQGVDHIIVMDNGSVDGTRAVLEPFAADRKITILDEPSQDYLQDVWMTRMAVMARETFGAEWIICNDADEFWWSPTGNLKDALPPLDGHETMLTCVRHQMIGPRDALDHTDWRQALTYRPATPPTFPEIPNDLVGIAELELDHPLFYYQLHGKMIFPAQGLQYVVRGAHTGHYDRTLPNPAACEVEIFHFPIRSRVELQRSVQRIESAVARTPGVAIQTSWKYRRWQYMAERANSIWPAFCDALPDRKRVMRDLANGYLVEEPVILQLLDRIMPQPTADTVSPEAAPPVPLLQDNTVGDLVLVMGAEENAANTVADFLQKLGAPGGRPDAGPSDLLLDAHRAILSEMERAALDFRDPPPEWFKGTSAKSWHVTVMELLLAQHADLDFAVLCDPTLDALLPLWRDVAKANYLGLHVALVLDNPLTAAKRIQQQMGIPVEVGALLWARRIIRMERESRDLPRHIVEIADMTSDWEAAADRFLRAIKPQWPRAHRADGDDINAALQGSVAAFAHSEADVMHAAQVPDVVKETYDVLRALAVNDRMPELHARLSSIAKEIERTTRYLHHVLGTAKLARDAGLSIAHPSPLNRSQAQIDRLTLPVVSAESTVQPVKDDSPSMTRRELLDKSRARLLEKDTHGVRGTFDKNAKGLPKTSAILIAAIKDAPEFDPAWYQTTYPDVAESGADPALHYLHVGAFECRNPGPDFDTLRYYEANPDVLEAGMFAFIHFIRFGRAGNRAIFPAEPLPG